The stretch of DNA GAGACCTGCCAGTCCGGTGAGTGCGTCGTGCTCTAACGCTCACCTCACCTCGCCCGCCGCAGCGAACGCACAAAAAAACGAACGAGGCGCTGGATCTCCAGCGCCTCGTTTGCGTTGTACGCCCGTGCCCGAGAGCACGCGCAAGCTAGCTGTCAGCCGTTGCGGATGGCGAAGATCGCATCCTTCTTAAGCAGCTTTTCTTTCTTCAGGTTCGTGGCTTCGACTTGTTCCTGAGGAGTCAGGTGAGCCCGGCGTTCGAGACGTTGGAGCTGCTTCTTCAGTTCAGCATGCTCCGACTCCAGGCTCTCCAGCTGTGTTTCTTCTACTCGCTCCATCGATTTCCTCTCCCCGCTGTCACCCAAGGATCCGGCCTGGTGTCGCCGGCCGGCCACCCAATTGTCACGGTAAGGGACACTTCGTCGGCAGATCAAGGGCAGCGGAAGCGCTCCAGAAAGTTGAGTGGATGACCGTAATTAGCGGTGCAGCAAGATGACACGCCCAAGCATTCCGCAACATCCGCTCAGGTCTCTGAAAGGCTCATGTGCTCGGTGTAGGTTGGGGTGGGGGAGAGGCGCGCTGCTGCCAAACTGAGCTGCCGGTGGAACAACATCCGAACTCGAGACACTGAACGTCCCATGCGCCAACCTCACCAAGACCCTATGCATCCCCGCCGCGCTCTGAATCTGCTTGGTCTGAGTCTCGCGCTCGCGTGTGCGGCATGCGGTGGCGCCACAAATGGCAGCCAGGCGCATAGCCCTGCGGAAACGCGCGACCCAGATCGAGTCGCCGTCGAGAGACAGGTGATCACGCCGGGTGACACCACCTCCCTCAGTGCGTTGTTCGACGAAGCAAAGCGAGACTTCGACGCTGGGCGGTTCGATGTTGCCGCGCAGAAATTCACCCGGGTCTATCGTCTGGAGCCGAAAGGCGAACTCGCGCCGCACGCGCTGTTCAACGCTGGGCACTCCCAAGACTCTGCGGGTGACCTGGAGGCGGCATACGGCAGCTACCGGCGCTTGCTTTCTGAGTTCCCCAAGTCAGAGCTCTCGCGGGACGCGATGGTCCGCAGCGTGCGCCTGGCCGGCTTCCTCGAGCGCTGGGAAGAAGGCGGAAAGCTCGCAGATCTCGCGTTGTCTCGCATCTCGGATCCCAACCCGTTCGAGGTCGCAACGTTGCGTAGCGCGCTGGCGCTCGCGCTACTGCAGGAGGGCAACGTAGAACGCGCCTCCTATCAAGTGGAGCGCGCGCGCGGCGTGGTCGAGGCTTCACAGCTGGACCGCGCAGGGCGTCTCCCGCCGGAGCTCGCGCAGCTCTACTTCGCACTGGGTGAGATCCGCCGTGTGCGGGGTGAGGCCATCAGCTTCTCACCCACGCCGACCAACTTTGCCCAAGTGCTCGAGGACCGCTGCCAGCTGTTGCTCGATGCCCAGAGCGCGTACTCGGACACCATGCGCGCCTACGACTCTCACTGGTCGGCGATGGCCGGGTTTCGAGTGGGGGAACTGTACAAGCGGCTGCACGAGGACCTGATGAAGGTGCCGCCGCCCAACGCTGCGGACAGCGAGGCTCGCAAGCAGCTGTTCGAAGGGGCGATGCGTTTGCGCTACTCCGTCCTGCTCAAGAAGGGCCTTCAGCTGATGGAGCACACGCTGAGCATGGCGGCCCGAACCGGCGAGCACGGCGCGTGGGTGGAGCGAGCTAGCAAGGCCAAGCTCGAGCTGGAGC from Polyangiaceae bacterium encodes:
- a CDS encoding DUF465 domain-containing protein yields the protein MERVEETQLESLESEHAELKKQLQRLERRAHLTPQEQVEATNLKKEKLLKKDAIFAIRNG